In Flavobacterium luteolum, the DNA window TTTGGATAGTATGAATGCTCCAACAGTTTGGATTGTTGGAGGTGTTGATAAAGGAAACGATTACAACGAATTAATGTCGTTAGTACGCGAAAAAGTAAAAGCTATTATTTGCCTTGGAATCGATAACCGTAAAATTATCGATGCTTTTGGAAACGTTGTTGATATTATGGTTGAAGTAAATAATATGAATGATGCAGTAAAAACTGCTCAAAGATTAACAGAAAAAGGTGATGTAGTTTTATTGTCTCCAGCCTGCGCAAGTTTCGATTTATTTGAAAACTACGAAGACAGAGGAAAACAATTTAAGCAAGCGGTACACAACTTGTAGAAAAGAAAGAGTTTCAGGTTTCAAGTTGAACGAAACTTGAAACCTGAAACAAAACAAAACCTGAAACAAAAAGATTATGAAGGAGCTAGTAAACAAACTAAAAGGAGATAGAGTAATATGGTCATTTGTGGCTTTATTGGCTTTGTTTTCGTTTATGCCTGTTTTTAGTGCGAGTAGTAATCTTGCCTATATCGGGCATGGGACAGGAAATACATTAGGGTATTTGGTAAAACATCTGGCGCATATCTGTATTGGTTTTTTAATTATTTACTGGGTGCATAGAGTTCCATATCACTATTTTAGAGCAATTTCTAAGATTGCGCTTCCAGTCGTTTGGATTTTATTGATCTATACGCTTTTAAAAGGAACTGTAATTGCAGGAGCAAATGCAAGTCGTTGGATTCAGGTTCCTTTTATCGGAATCACATTTCAGACTTCAACATTAGCAGCAATCGTTTTGTTTATTTATGTGGCACGTTATTTATCTAAAACCAAAGAAGAAAATGAGCCTTTTCAGACCTCATTGATTCAGCTTTGGATTCCAGTTTTCATTACGTTAATATTGATTTTACCAGCGAACTTTTCAACTACAGCGTTAATCTTTTCAATGGTTTTAATGTTGACATTTATTGGAAAGTATCCATTAAAATATATTGCTTTTATCATTGGTTCAGGAGTTGCAATGTTGGCATTCTTCTTATTAGTTGCAAAAGCTTTTCCAGATTCAAGGTTCTTTAGCAGGGTCTCAACTTGGGAAAGCCGTATTACGAATTTTACAACAGACAAACCTGATGAAGATGATTATCAGATTGAGAAAGCAAAAATTGCAATTGCATCTGGGAAATTAGGAGGATTAGGTCCTGGAAAAAGTGTTCAGAAAAACTTTTTGCCACAATCTTCTTCCGATTTTATCTACGCTATTATTGTAGAGGAATACGGTTTAGTTGGAGGAGTTTCGATAGTAATTTTGTACTTATTGTTATTGTTTCGTTTTGTAATAGCTTCTCATAAAGCACCAACTATATTCGGAAAATTAGTCGTCGTTGGTGTCGGTTTTCCTATGATATTTCAGGCTATGATCAATATGGCGGTTGCTGTTGAGTTATTGCCAGTTACAGGACAAACGCTTCCGTTGATAAGTAGTGGGGGAAGTTCGATTTGGATGACTTGTCTTGGACTCGGAATTATCATTAGTGTGACAAGAAAAGAAGAAGAAATTGCTGAAGATAAACTTGAGAGAGAAAAAAGAAAAGAAGCCTTACAGCGATTAATAGATAAAGAAATGGCAGAGGAAGATTTGCCTGCAGACGAAATATACGAAGAAGAGCCAATGTATTCCATCGAAGATAATTCAAGAAATCCGATGAATGCGGTTTTAAACAAATAGGATTAGAATATAAAAATTTTTTAAAAAGTTGTAATTTTTAGAACGATGACAAAGTATAAATTCATACTTAGCGGAGGAGGAACAGGAGGACATATCTATCCTGCAATTGCAATTGCAAACGAATTAAAATTACAATTTCCTGATGCAGAATTTCTTTTTGTAGGTGCCAAAGATAAAATGGAAATGCAGAAAGTGCCTCAAGCAGGTTACGAAATAAAAGGTCTTTGGATTGCTGGTTTACAGCGAAAATTGACATTACAAAATTTGATGTTTCCGCTTAAATTGGCAAGCAGTTTATTGGAATCAAAAAGAATAATTAAAAAGTTTAAGCCTAATGTTGTAATTGGAACGGGTGGTTTTGCTAGCGGACCCTTATTGCAGGCGGCAGGTTCGGCTGGAATTCCAACAGTGGTTCAAGAGCAGAATTCTTATCCAGGAATAACAAATAAATTGTTAAGCAAAAAAGCAAATGCAATTTGTGTGGCGTATCAAAATTTGGAACGCTTTTTTCCAAAAGAGAAAATTGTTTTAACAGGGAATCCAGTTCGTCAAGATTTAATTGACATTGAAAGCAAGCGTGATGAAGCAATTGCTTTTTATGGTTTAGATCCTAATAAGAAAACATTACTGGTTTTAGGAGGAAGTTTAGGAGCTAGAAGAATCAATCAGTTAATTGAAAAAGAATTGCAAAATTTTCTTTCTCAAGATGTGCAGGTAATCTGGCAATGTGGAAAATTATATTTTGAAGAATATAAAAAGTACAATCAGCCAAATGTAAAAGTGGTTGATTTTATTGAAAGAATGGATTTTGTCTACGCGGCATCAGATGTCATAATTTCACGTGCTGGAGCTTCGTCGGTGTCAGAATTGTGTATCGTGGGAAAACCAGTCATTTTTATTCCATCGCCGAATGTGGCTGAGGATCACCAAACTAAAAATGCACAGGCAATTGTGGATGAAAAAGGTGCGATTTTGTTGAAAGAATCTGAGCTTGACAGTCAGTTTAGCATTGTTTTTGAAGCGCTGCTGAAAGATTCAGGAAAACAGAAACAACTAAGTGATAATATTAAAAAACTGGCAAAACCAAAAGCTACACAAGATATTGTAGCAGAGATTGTGAAGTTAATTAAATAGAAAAATTAAAAAGCTGAAGACATATAGTTAAGAAACTTTAAAAACTTTAGACATTAAGATATTAAGACTCAATTATGAATTTAAATCAAATACAAAACGTTTATTTTATTGGTATCGGAGGTATCGGAATGAGTGCCTTGGCTCGTTATTTCAAGTTTATTGGAAAACAAGTTTCAGGTTACGACAAAACACCTTCTATGCTAACTAATGAATTGATTGAAAGTGGTATAGATATTCATTTTGAAGACAATATAAATTTGATTCCAACAGATTATTATGTTGAAAATACGCTAGTAATTTACACACCAGCGGTTCCTAAAACACATTCTGAATGGAATTATTTTGTTGAAAGGCATTTTGAGGTTAAAAAGCGTGCAGAAGTTCTTGGAATTATAAGTAGAGATACTTTCTGTTTTGCAGTTGCAGGAACACACGGAAAAACTACTACGTCTAGTATTTTGGGACATATTTTGTTTCAAAGTGGTGCTGATGTAACGGCTTTTATTGGAGGAATTGTAGAAAATTATAATTCTAATTTAATTGGAAGCGGAAAAACAGTAACAGTTGTAGAGGCAGACGAATTTGACAGATCATTTTTGCATTTGCGTCCAGATATTGCTTGCGTAACTTCTATGGATGCAGATCATTTGGATATTTATGGAACGAGTGATGCAATTGAGGCTTCTTTTAGAGAATTTGCTTCAAAAGTTGAAGATAAAAACAATCTTTTTATAACCAAAGAATTGCCTTTAGATGGTGTTCAATGTGCTATAAATGAAGATGCTGTATATAAAGCTTATAATGTTCGAATAGAAGATGGAGCTTATGTTTTTGATGTGCAGACGCCTTCAGAAATTATGAAAGATTTACGTTTCGGACTGCCTGGAAAACACAATTTAATGAATGGATTAATGGCTATTGCGATGGCTAAGACTTTCGGCACCCCGACCGATTCTATCGCAAAAGCCATTGCTTCATTCAACGGAATCAGAAGACGTTTTTCATATCAGATTAAGAGTGAAAATTTAGTTTATATTGATGATTATGCACATCATCCGACAGAAATAAATGCTGTTCATCAGGCAGTT includes these proteins:
- a CDS encoding FtsW/RodA/SpoVE family cell cycle protein, with amino-acid sequence MKELVNKLKGDRVIWSFVALLALFSFMPVFSASSNLAYIGHGTGNTLGYLVKHLAHICIGFLIIYWVHRVPYHYFRAISKIALPVVWILLIYTLLKGTVIAGANASRWIQVPFIGITFQTSTLAAIVLFIYVARYLSKTKEENEPFQTSLIQLWIPVFITLILILPANFSTTALIFSMVLMLTFIGKYPLKYIAFIIGSGVAMLAFFLLVAKAFPDSRFFSRVSTWESRITNFTTDKPDEDDYQIEKAKIAIASGKLGGLGPGKSVQKNFLPQSSSDFIYAIIVEEYGLVGGVSIVILYLLLLFRFVIASHKAPTIFGKLVVVGVGFPMIFQAMINMAVAVELLPVTGQTLPLISSGGSSIWMTCLGLGIIISVTRKEEEIAEDKLEREKRKEALQRLIDKEMAEEDLPADEIYEEEPMYSIEDNSRNPMNAVLNK
- the murG gene encoding undecaprenyldiphospho-muramoylpentapeptide beta-N-acetylglucosaminyltransferase is translated as MTKYKFILSGGGTGGHIYPAIAIANELKLQFPDAEFLFVGAKDKMEMQKVPQAGYEIKGLWIAGLQRKLTLQNLMFPLKLASSLLESKRIIKKFKPNVVIGTGGFASGPLLQAAGSAGIPTVVQEQNSYPGITNKLLSKKANAICVAYQNLERFFPKEKIVLTGNPVRQDLIDIESKRDEAIAFYGLDPNKKTLLVLGGSLGARRINQLIEKELQNFLSQDVQVIWQCGKLYFEEYKKYNQPNVKVVDFIERMDFVYAASDVIISRAGASSVSELCIVGKPVIFIPSPNVAEDHQTKNAQAIVDEKGAILLKESELDSQFSIVFEALLKDSGKQKQLSDNIKKLAKPKATQDIVAEIVKLIK
- the murC gene encoding UDP-N-acetylmuramate--L-alanine ligase — encoded protein: MNLNQIQNVYFIGIGGIGMSALARYFKFIGKQVSGYDKTPSMLTNELIESGIDIHFEDNINLIPTDYYVENTLVIYTPAVPKTHSEWNYFVERHFEVKKRAEVLGIISRDTFCFAVAGTHGKTTTSSILGHILFQSGADVTAFIGGIVENYNSNLIGSGKTVTVVEADEFDRSFLHLRPDIACVTSMDADHLDIYGTSDAIEASFREFASKVEDKNNLFITKELPLDGVQCAINEDAVYKAYNVRIEDGAYVFDVQTPSEIMKDLRFGLPGKHNLMNGLMAIAMAKTFGTPTDSIAKAIASFNGIRRRFSYQIKSENLVYIDDYAHHPTEINAVHQAVRELYPGRKVLAIFQPHLFSRTRDFVDGFAASLSQFDEVFLMDIYPARELPMEGVTSEWLLGKMTNSNKKIVAKEDLLGKIKASDAPIIVTIGAGDLGEMVPSIKKVLNENI